One window of the Natrinema sp. CBA1119 genome contains the following:
- a CDS encoding PAS domain S-box protein yields the protein MTERVEPADSAPWSDGGDQSGFQWYRTLVDTVAEGIFQLDADDRIVAIDDTLLELTGYDREAIRGEHISQLVGGFGTDALGGDENGSGSDGDADSDPGSDGDGDADTDGNAGTDGDEGRDGTASDDEGGVTSTEGVIRTAASTEIPCELRLGTVPADDGRRGTVGVVRDLESRPSEGASPAELETGESADRPVEPVAASESGSFRSFESITAVLEGADVGVFVLDEGFDVAWVNDAIERYFGLDSTAVVGRDKRELLDKIIAERVSDPDRFVETLSATYDDNSDTERFDCHVTPSEDREERWLEHRSKPIDSGPYAGGRVELYYDVTEQHRRTYQLRRLNEAVREWLETGTREAVAEQACQHLFDILDLEINGVFLYEPERATLEPVAWSQPAASLFEEIPTFAAGEGIAWHVYDTGEPAIYDDVTTESNVYNPKTPIRSEICLPLGTHGVVIIGSEERTAFDEADLSLANIVASSLEATFDRIGRERTLERERSQTETLLQTAPVAISVEDADGETVLANRHAQTELGLGDRDPLGETELLAALDVFDADGEPIDPETGPSARVRATGQPVRDEEFVVKDPTGDRTWFSITAVPVFGPDGSLERVISAGEDITTLKEQERRLERRKHELETELSEILGRVSDAFYALDDEWRFTHVNDRAAELLGHTEAELLGETIWEVFPNATTSDLGDRYREAMESQRPVSWERYSGSLDIWMEIQAYPSETGLSVYFRDVTDRKRRERQLEQYERIIETVEDGIYVLDGDGRFTMVNDAYVALTGYDRDELIGSHASLVVDEQVMDHARQVAEDESDMPTVEMDLETESGERRPVEATVTSITTDESGSERIGVVRDITERKKRQRRLEESEQRYRTLAENFPNGVVALFNEELRYTAAGGQLLDDLDIDRAAELEQTIYERYPDELVTEIEPHFRAALDGDERSFEVTYRGRTLRATTLPVQTGGEVSSGMLVVQDITERTEYRRKLEESNERLEQFAYAASHDLQEPLRMVTSYLQLIEHRYGDELDADGEEFIEYAVDGAERMAAMIDGLLEYSRVESQGDPLEPVDLDDVLADVREDLTVRIEERDAEITAEPLPVVAGDASQLRQVFQNLLANAIEYSGDEPPRIHVSAERSGREWEISVRDEGIGIDPSAQDRIFQVFQRLHSHEEHEGTGIGLALCHRIVERHGGEIRVDSEPGEGSTFSLTLPAVDETEPSSPASEYSSH from the coding sequence CATCTCGCAACTCGTTGGCGGATTCGGAACCGACGCACTCGGGGGCGATGAGAACGGTTCGGGTAGCGATGGGGACGCGGATAGCGATCCGGGTTCGGATGGCGACGGGGACGCAGATACAGACGGGAACGCAGGTACTGACGGGGACGAAGGGAGGGACGGGACAGCGAGCGATGACGAGGGTGGCGTCACCTCGACCGAGGGAGTAATCCGGACGGCCGCTAGCACCGAAATTCCCTGCGAACTACGCCTCGGGACGGTGCCTGCCGACGACGGCCGGCGGGGGACGGTCGGCGTCGTTCGCGACCTCGAGTCGCGACCGTCCGAGGGCGCGTCGCCGGCGGAATTGGAGACGGGCGAGAGCGCAGACCGGCCGGTCGAGCCGGTCGCGGCGTCCGAGTCCGGCTCGTTTCGCTCGTTCGAATCGATTACTGCAGTGCTCGAGGGGGCTGATGTGGGCGTTTTCGTCCTCGACGAGGGGTTCGACGTCGCGTGGGTCAACGACGCGATCGAGCGATACTTCGGCCTCGACTCGACGGCGGTGGTCGGCCGGGACAAACGCGAGCTACTGGACAAGATCATCGCCGAGCGGGTCAGCGATCCGGATCGATTCGTCGAGACGCTCAGTGCGACCTACGATGACAACAGCGACACCGAACGATTCGACTGTCACGTGACGCCGAGCGAGGACCGGGAGGAACGCTGGCTCGAACACCGAAGTAAACCGATCGACTCCGGCCCGTACGCGGGCGGACGCGTCGAACTCTACTACGACGTCACCGAACAGCACCGACGCACCTACCAGCTCCGCCGGCTGAACGAGGCCGTTCGCGAGTGGCTCGAGACCGGGACGCGCGAAGCAGTCGCCGAGCAGGCCTGTCAGCACCTGTTCGATATCCTCGACCTCGAGATCAACGGCGTCTTCCTCTATGAACCGGAGCGAGCGACGCTCGAGCCCGTCGCCTGGTCCCAGCCGGCAGCGTCCCTGTTTGAGGAAATTCCCACGTTCGCGGCCGGTGAGGGGATCGCCTGGCACGTCTACGATACCGGCGAGCCGGCGATCTACGATGACGTGACGACGGAGTCGAACGTCTACAATCCGAAGACGCCGATCCGAAGCGAGATTTGCCTTCCCCTCGGGACCCACGGCGTCGTCATCATCGGCTCCGAGGAGCGGACTGCGTTCGACGAGGCCGATCTCTCGCTCGCGAATATCGTCGCCTCGAGTCTCGAGGCGACCTTCGACCGGATCGGCCGCGAACGGACGCTCGAACGTGAGCGGAGCCAGACCGAAACGCTCCTCCAGACCGCACCGGTCGCGATCTCGGTCGAAGACGCCGACGGCGAGACGGTGCTGGCGAACCGTCACGCGCAGACCGAACTCGGACTCGGCGACCGCGATCCACTCGGCGAGACCGAGTTGCTCGCCGCGCTGGACGTCTTCGATGCGGACGGCGAGCCGATCGATCCCGAGACCGGTCCCTCGGCGCGCGTCAGAGCGACCGGCCAGCCGGTACGTGACGAGGAGTTCGTCGTCAAGGACCCGACCGGTGACCGAACGTGGTTCTCCATCACGGCCGTTCCCGTCTTCGGGCCGGACGGCTCGCTCGAGCGAGTCATCTCCGCCGGCGAAGACATTACGACGCTCAAAGAACAGGAACGCCGCCTCGAACGGCGCAAGCACGAACTCGAGACCGAACTGAGCGAGATCCTCGGACGCGTCTCAGACGCGTTCTACGCGCTCGACGACGAGTGGCGCTTCACCCACGTCAACGATCGCGCCGCGGAACTGCTGGGCCACACGGAGGCGGAGCTTCTCGGTGAGACCATCTGGGAGGTGTTTCCCAACGCGACGACATCCGATCTCGGCGACCGGTATCGCGAGGCGATGGAGTCTCAGCGCCCGGTCTCGTGGGAGCGGTACTCCGGCTCACTCGACATCTGGATGGAGATTCAGGCGTATCCCTCCGAGACGGGGCTATCGGTATACTTCCGAGACGTTACCGATCGGAAACGTCGCGAGCGCCAACTCGAGCAGTACGAACGGATCATCGAAACCGTCGAGGACGGGATCTACGTCCTTGACGGGGATGGCCGATTCACCATGGTCAACGACGCGTACGTGGCGCTCACCGGCTACGATCGCGACGAGTTGATCGGAAGCCACGCCTCGCTCGTCGTCGACGAACAGGTGATGGACCACGCCCGGCAGGTCGCGGAAGACGAGAGCGACATGCCGACCGTCGAGATGGATCTCGAGACCGAATCCGGCGAGCGACGGCCGGTCGAAGCGACGGTCACGTCGATCACCACCGACGAAAGCGGGTCCGAACGGATCGGCGTCGTCCGGGACATCACCGAACGGAAGAAACGCCAGCGCAGGCTCGAGGAGAGCGAGCAGCGCTACCGCACGCTCGCAGAGAACTTCCCGAACGGTGTCGTCGCCCTGTTTAACGAGGAGCTACGGTACACGGCCGCGGGCGGACAGCTCCTCGACGATCTCGACATCGATCGAGCGGCCGAACTCGAGCAGACGATCTACGAGCGGTATCCCGACGAGCTAGTGACGGAGATAGAGCCCCACTTTCGGGCCGCTCTCGACGGCGACGAACGCTCCTTCGAGGTGACCTATCGCGGTCGAACCCTCCGTGCGACGACGCTGCCGGTTCAGACCGGCGGCGAGGTCTCGAGCGGTATGCTCGTCGTCCAGGACATCACCGAGCGGACGGAGTACCGGCGCAAACTCGAGGAGTCGAACGAGCGACTCGAGCAGTTCGCCTACGCCGCCTCCCACGACCTCCAGGAACCGCTTCGGATGGTCACGAGTTACCTCCAATTGATCGAACACCGCTACGGCGACGAACTCGACGCGGACGGCGAGGAGTTCATCGAGTACGCGGTCGACGGTGCCGAGCGGATGGCGGCGATGATCGACGGCCTCCTGGAGTACTCCCGCGTCGAGTCGCAGGGCGATCCCCTCGAGCCGGTCGATCTCGACGATGTTCTCGCCGACGTCCGCGAGGATCTGACGGTCAGGATCGAGGAGCGAGACGCCGAGATCACGGCGGAGCCGCTTCCCGTCGTCGCGGGCGATGCGAGCCAGCTCCGACAGGTGTTCCAGAACCTCCTGGCGAACGCGATCGAGTACAGCGGGGACGAGCCCCCGCGGATCCACGTTAGCGCCGAACGGAGCGGCAGGGAGTGGGAGATTTCGGTCCGCGACGAGGGGATCGGCATCGATCCGTCGGCCCAGGATCGGATCTTTCAGGTGTTCCAGCGCCTCCACAGCCACGAGGAACACGAGGGAACCGGGATCGGCCTCGCGCTCTGTCACCGGATCGTCGAGCGCCACGGCGGCGAGATTCGCGTCGATTCCGAGCCCGGCGAGGGGTCGACGTTCTCGCTTACCCTGCCCGCCGTCGACGAGACCGAACCGTCGTCGCCGGCGTCGGAATATAGTAGCCACTGA
- a CDS encoding O-methyltransferase yields MTEVLTDEIARFVRAVGPDPDETLIEMDEFAAAEGFPHVGPAVGAFLRFVARLSDAERVFEFGSGYGYSAYWVADALPADGEIVLTEVDEDELELAREYLASGGYDGIARYELGDAMETIDRADGPFDVVLIDHQKERYADAFEAVRSKVSVGGVVVADNAITASVLDFEDLLEWAEGGAPVDCTEHTQGVIDYLETVRADPAFETVVVPLGEGIAVSYRVE; encoded by the coding sequence ATGACCGAGGTCCTCACGGACGAGATCGCCCGCTTCGTTCGCGCCGTCGGCCCGGATCCCGACGAAACCCTGATCGAGATGGACGAGTTCGCCGCCGCCGAGGGGTTCCCCCACGTCGGCCCCGCGGTCGGCGCGTTCCTCCGGTTCGTCGCCCGACTGAGCGACGCCGAGCGCGTCTTCGAGTTCGGATCGGGCTACGGCTACTCCGCCTACTGGGTCGCCGACGCCCTTCCCGCGGACGGCGAGATCGTCCTCACCGAGGTCGACGAGGACGAACTCGAACTCGCCCGCGAGTACCTGGCTTCGGGCGGCTACGACGGAATCGCACGCTACGAGCTCGGCGACGCGATGGAAACGATCGATCGCGCCGACGGCCCCTTCGACGTCGTCCTGATCGACCACCAGAAAGAACGGTACGCGGACGCGTTCGAGGCCGTCCGCTCGAAGGTTTCGGTCGGCGGCGTCGTCGTCGCCGACAACGCGATCACGGCGAGCGTCCTCGACTTCGAAGACTTGCTCGAGTGGGCCGAGGGCGGCGCTCCCGTCGACTGTACCGAACACACGCAGGGGGTCATCGACTACCTCGAGACGGTTCGTGCCGATCCGGCCTTCGAGACGGTCGTCGTCCCGCTGGGAGAAGGAATTGCCGTCAGCTATCGAGTCGAGTAA
- a CDS encoding dCTP deaminase — MSAEHPLVDSVDNLVYEPVQVHEHGIDLTVGAIYEVAAPGRIDFGGDELAEADLEPVPTEQESPHDEYGWWHLEGGQYVIQHNEFLTGLEGAAQLQARNELLARGGSHPSMHVRDHLPLLPLSVADGGLRLKENARVSTLMELHGSSQ; from the coding sequence ATGTCCGCCGAACACCCCCTCGTTGACTCCGTCGACAATCTGGTGTACGAGCCGGTACAGGTTCACGAACACGGGATCGACCTGACCGTCGGTGCGATCTACGAGGTCGCCGCTCCCGGTCGCATCGACTTCGGCGGCGACGAACTCGCGGAGGCCGACCTCGAGCCGGTGCCGACCGAACAGGAGAGCCCCCACGACGAGTACGGCTGGTGGCACCTCGAGGGCGGCCAGTACGTGATCCAGCACAACGAGTTTCTGACGGGGCTGGAGGGAGCAGCACAGCTCCAGGCGCGCAACGAGCTGTTGGCTCGAGGAGGCTCTCATCCCTCGATGCACGTCCGAGACCACCTGCCATTGCTGCCGCTGTCGGTGGCCGACGGCGGGCTCCGACTGAAGGAGAACGCGCGGGTGTCGACGCTAATGGAACTCCACGGCAGCTCTCAGTGA
- a CDS encoding enoyl-CoA hydratase/isomerase family protein codes for MALGDAVLLDIEDDGPATITLNQPDRRNAFSAEIHDGFVAAFEEIEGSDARCVVIKGAGGAFSAGGDVDRMVDALEEDIPADDRARSLEQRTKEMMTALVDCPIPTIAVIDGPAVGAGANLAIGCDVQLASDRSVFGFVFRQVGLSVDAGTSYLLPRIVGENVAKELVLTGDIFGADRAADLGLVNHVYAADEFDEQVDEFVEKIVSGPPIALRHANRLVGEGLEKSLEQALTDEAVAQGIVFETDDHAEGVNAFLEDREPEYDGQ; via the coding sequence ATGGCGCTCGGCGACGCGGTCCTTCTCGATATCGAAGACGACGGCCCCGCGACGATCACGCTGAACCAGCCCGACCGCAGAAACGCCTTCTCGGCAGAGATCCACGACGGGTTCGTCGCGGCCTTCGAGGAGATCGAGGGCAGTGACGCCCGCTGTGTAGTCATCAAAGGCGCTGGCGGTGCGTTCTCGGCCGGGGGTGACGTCGATCGAATGGTCGACGCCCTCGAGGAAGACATCCCTGCAGACGATCGGGCACGCAGCCTCGAGCAGCGAACGAAAGAGATGATGACCGCGCTGGTCGACTGTCCGATCCCGACGATCGCGGTGATCGACGGCCCCGCAGTCGGTGCCGGCGCGAACCTCGCCATCGGCTGTGACGTGCAACTGGCCAGTGACCGCTCGGTGTTCGGCTTCGTCTTCCGACAGGTCGGCCTGAGCGTCGACGCCGGCACCTCCTACCTGCTCCCGCGGATCGTCGGCGAAAACGTTGCAAAGGAACTCGTCCTCACGGGTGACATCTTCGGCGCGGATCGTGCGGCCGACCTCGGCCTGGTCAACCACGTCTACGCCGCCGACGAGTTTGATGAGCAGGTCGACGAGTTCGTCGAGAAGATCGTCTCCGGCCCGCCGATCGCGCTGCGACACGCCAATCGACTTGTCGGCGAAGGCCTCGAGAAATCGCTCGAACAGGCCCTGACCGACGAGGCGGTCGCACAGGGGATCGTCTTCGAGACGGACGATCACGCGGAAGGCGTGAACGCCTTCCTCGAGGATCGCGAGCCCGAATACGACGGGCAGTAG
- a CDS encoding long-chain fatty acid--CoA ligase, whose translation MTNLVTNVADAVGEHGDNTAIGFQGSETSYEEFWGQTGAFATALEERGIGEDDRIALYLPNLPQFVISFHGTLRAGGVVVPMNPQYKAREIGHLLEDSEAKVVVALADLVPFVDEVRDDTSVEHVVSVGGDAEGATAFGDFLEPGDPGIADRADDDDAVQPYTSGTTGQPKGVQLTHNNLASNANVASKLIPDGIRPDDKSLGVLPLFHIYGMTVVMNASLFNGGAYYPMASWDAQEAVSLIEDEELTIMHGVPAMYNDVINQPDAESFDMSSLRLCGVGGSGIPVEVLRQFEELYEPKIYEGYGLTETSPITHFNSPIEGRRVGSIGKSLPGVDSKVVDEEFDEIDPVEEGPVDEEEADLHEITGEIVVAGPNVMKGYYGLPDANEEAFTEEGGRRWFHTGDIGYRDEDGFFYVVDREKHMIVTGGYNVYPREVEELLFEHPDVADAAVAGIPDERRGETIKAFIVRTPDADVTEDEIKEYCLTNLAEYKHPREVEFVQELPRTTTGKVQKFKLREQDGDEEVAE comes from the coding sequence ATGACAAATCTTGTCACTAATGTCGCGGATGCCGTCGGGGAACACGGCGACAACACCGCGATCGGGTTTCAGGGGTCTGAGACGAGCTACGAGGAGTTCTGGGGGCAAACGGGTGCGTTCGCGACGGCACTCGAGGAGCGCGGCATCGGCGAGGACGACCGCATCGCACTCTATCTCCCTAATTTACCGCAGTTCGTGATCTCGTTCCACGGGACGCTTCGCGCCGGCGGGGTCGTCGTTCCGATGAACCCGCAGTACAAGGCCCGCGAGATCGGCCACCTGCTCGAGGACAGCGAGGCCAAGGTGGTCGTCGCGCTGGCCGACCTCGTCCCCTTCGTCGACGAGGTGCGGGACGACACGAGCGTCGAACACGTCGTCAGCGTCGGCGGCGACGCCGAAGGTGCGACCGCGTTCGGGGACTTCCTCGAGCCGGGTGATCCCGGAATCGCCGACCGTGCCGATGACGACGACGCGGTCCAGCCCTACACCTCGGGGACGACCGGTCAGCCCAAGGGCGTTCAGCTCACCCACAACAATCTCGCGTCGAACGCGAACGTGGCGTCGAAGCTCATTCCCGACGGAATTCGGCCGGACGACAAATCGCTCGGCGTCCTCCCGCTGTTCCACATCTACGGGATGACCGTCGTGATGAACGCGTCGCTGTTCAACGGCGGCGCGTACTACCCGATGGCCTCGTGGGACGCACAGGAGGCGGTCTCGCTCATCGAGGACGAGGAGCTGACCATCATGCACGGCGTGCCGGCGATGTACAACGACGTGATCAACCAGCCCGACGCCGAGTCGTTCGACATGTCGTCGCTGCGTCTCTGCGGCGTCGGCGGCTCCGGTATTCCGGTCGAGGTCCTCCGCCAGTTCGAGGAGCTCTACGAGCCGAAAATCTACGAGGGGTACGGCCTGACCGAAACCAGCCCGATCACCCACTTCAACAGCCCGATCGAGGGCCGCCGCGTCGGCAGCATCGGGAAGAGCCTCCCGGGCGTCGACTCAAAGGTCGTCGACGAGGAGTTCGACGAGATCGACCCGGTCGAGGAGGGACCGGTCGACGAGGAGGAAGCAGATCTCCACGAGATCACCGGCGAGATCGTCGTCGCCGGCCCGAACGTGATGAAGGGCTACTACGGCCTGCCCGACGCGAACGAGGAGGCGTTCACCGAGGAGGGCGGTCGGCGCTGGTTCCACACCGGCGACATCGGCTACCGCGACGAGGACGGCTTCTTCTACGTCGTCGACCGCGAGAAGCACATGATCGTCACCGGGGGCTACAACGTCTACCCGCGGGAGGTCGAGGAACTCCTCTTCGAACACCCCGACGTGGCCGACGCGGCCGTCGCGGGGATTCCGGACGAGCGCCGCGGCGAGACGATCAAGGCCTTCATCGTCCGGACGCCCGACGCCGACGTTACCGAAGACGAGATCAAGGAGTACTGCCTGACCAATCTCGCGGAGTACAAACACCCCCGAGAGGTCGAGTTCGTTCAGGAACTGCCGCGGACGACCACCGGCAAAGTCCAGAAGTTCAAACTCCGTGAGCAGGACGGCGACGAGGAGGTGGCCGAATAA
- a CDS encoding DUF5518 domain-containing protein: protein MIYRIRGLIFKSLFTRRFPAPIFCGALVCLFINIIGLDYSIATLVAPSAPSAGAGQIVGGFVAGFLQSGTRRDALKAGGYAGGLPILVLGPLALILRIGTQSAALPLGSIALQYAFGFLLVYPFMIGMGSLFGGIGAFVGQWLSKKRS from the coding sequence ATGATTTACAGAATACGGGGTTTGATATTCAAATCGCTATTTACCAGGCGATTTCCGGCCCCTATCTTCTGTGGTGCCTTAGTATGTTTATTTATTAATATAATTGGATTAGATTATAGTATAGCTACCTTGGTTGCCCCATCAGCTCCATCAGCTGGAGCCGGCCAAATCGTCGGAGGATTCGTTGCTGGCTTCCTTCAGAGCGGGACACGCCGAGATGCTTTGAAAGCTGGTGGGTATGCCGGCGGACTACCGATTCTCGTTCTGGGCCCACTGGCCCTTATTCTTCGCATCGGTACTCAATCGGCTGCTCTCCCGCTAGGGTCTATCGCTCTCCAATACGCATTCGGGTTCCTACTAGTGTATCCGTTTATGATCGGTATGGGTTCGCTCTTCGGCGGTATAGGGGCCTTCGTTGGACAGTGGCTATCGAAGAAACGCTCGTGA
- a CDS encoding DUF6159 family protein, translating to MFDGFRRGLAVIDASIDVFRDRPRLAILPLLSLAVVGSAYAVGGVALLHYGLVDSVFTNRLVKYGVIFVGLAVASSVGIFFNAAIVHCATRQFAGEEPTVRDGLAAAWAVRGRIAKWGLLSATVGTLLSILNDNVPGVGTLTRSILDLAWGLLTFFAVPVIVTDRTDTLRSDLRRSGDTFARTWGESVTVTFGIGLALLPVALVGIGLLAAAYLSATGVAAYVMGTVGGLLLVATIVVTQVLGMIVRAALYQYATTGEPVGPLEALSPDDIFSE from the coding sequence ATGTTCGACGGATTTCGACGCGGGCTGGCGGTTATCGACGCCAGCATCGACGTGTTTCGAGACCGCCCCCGACTCGCGATTCTTCCGCTGTTGAGTCTCGCGGTCGTCGGAAGTGCGTACGCGGTCGGCGGTGTCGCATTACTCCACTACGGACTCGTCGATTCGGTGTTCACGAACCGGCTCGTCAAGTACGGCGTCATCTTCGTCGGCCTCGCCGTCGCCTCGAGCGTCGGCATCTTCTTCAACGCCGCGATAGTCCACTGTGCGACCCGACAGTTCGCCGGCGAGGAGCCGACCGTCCGTGACGGGTTGGCCGCCGCGTGGGCGGTCCGCGGTCGGATCGCGAAGTGGGGGCTGCTGTCCGCGACCGTCGGCACCCTCCTCTCCATCTTGAACGACAACGTTCCCGGGGTCGGGACGCTCACCCGGTCGATCCTCGACCTGGCGTGGGGGCTTCTGACGTTTTTCGCCGTCCCGGTGATCGTCACTGATCGGACCGATACGCTCCGGTCGGATCTGCGACGGAGCGGGGACACCTTCGCTCGAACGTGGGGCGAGAGCGTGACCGTGACGTTCGGCATCGGGCTGGCGCTACTCCCGGTCGCACTCGTCGGCATCGGCCTCCTCGCCGCCGCGTACCTGTCTGCGACGGGCGTTGCCGCATACGTTATGGGCACGGTCGGCGGCCTGCTGCTCGTCGCGACGATCGTCGTCACGCAGGTCCTCGGCATGATCGTTCGCGCCGCCCTCTACCAGTATGCGACTACCGGCGAACCGGTCGGTCCGCTCGAGGCCCTCTCGCCGGACGACATCTTCTCGGAGTGA